Part of the Arachis hypogaea cultivar Tifrunner chromosome 6, arahy.Tifrunner.gnm2.J5K5, whole genome shotgun sequence genome, atttgattatCACTTCACTTATAGATAGCAGATAATTTTCTTCCTTTGTATTATAGAAAGTTATTCTTTATTGAGCTTGTTATTGATCCGTGGATAATATTAGAAGTAGTAAAGTGACAAGCTATTGCTTGCGATGCAAGTTAAGTTGGATACAGGGACGAACTTAGAGGGGGGCGAGTAGTGGCCTCAGTCCccccaaaattttaagaaactatacTCATATATGAGAtatgtgtttaaaaaataaaaaaaatattatgtaatttaatagttttatatgtattattttttattatgtgatggatttatatcttaattatttaattcactaatattttttacttaactaatttaatattataccctcaagtctttgtatcttttaaattagtttttatataataatctctatatttatttaaaaaaaatcatttattttttatattaatatatttaacatttataatattatattaataataactttttttccaagataaattattttattcaactGAATAAAATAGACATTGTCCATAACTAGGACAGCAATACATGAATTGGGGATCACCCAAAAGTTCTTTAACGAGCTAAAACACAAAAAAGcttaagaaaagaagatgaagcACTCCAATAGAAAAATTAAGGTATGTGACCTTGCATGTTTTGAAGAAGGTTGCTAGTTGCAGTAAGAATTTGTTCTATTCCTTCAGTATCATTTTCAAAGATGAGCCGATTTCTTGATTTTCAGATTTGCCAACACATAATCGCCAGCATCTGAAAGACACGGTTGTTGCTTCTCCGCCTCTTAAGTTTGCCCACACTTTCCGACCACGTTCGCCAGAAGGAGAAGGACCCATCTCCATAAACCAATCTAGGTAATGATCTTCTAACCCATACCTCCTTCGATTTTTGGCAGAAGAATAAATAGTGACTAATGATTTCTGGGCTGAGATTGCAGCGCTTACAGAGAGGAGAATTTGTGTGGATGCCGCGGTGGAGGTTCTCCAGAACCGGGAGCTTCTCGTGCAAACATTGCCAGAGGAAAAACTTGATTTTTGGTAGTAGAGGCATTTTTCAGAGCTCCAACCATGTGTTTTTGTGCTATATCAAATCGGGACAGTAATCAATTGGAGAGTGATAGTACTGGTAGGCAATTTGGTATCTTGAACTGACTTCATATTTTTCGCGTTTGGTTCTGGCCCAAAATAAAttatcatcaccttcctcaattttTGTTAGCAAAATACGATTAGTCATGTCTGAagaaaaaatattgttgattaATTTCAGGTTCCATTGTTTGCTAGGCATGATTAGCTCATTCACCCATGTTACTTCCATAATTTGATTGCTGATGAATGAGCTGTGTGGGACAAGGAAAGGTTGGGATGTAGCTACCCACGGTTCCTGGAAAATGCGAATGCTGTTTCCGTTGCCCACCTTCTAGCATATGCCTTTTTCTAGAACTTTGCTGCCCTCCAAAAGGCTTCTCCAGTCTCAAGAAGGTTGGTTTCCTGTCTCTGCTCTCATGATATTGCTGTAACAGTAGTACTTGCCTTTGAAAATTTTTGATAATAATGATTGAGGTTGCATAGCTAGTTTCCAGCATTGTTTAGCGAGTAGCGCTAGGTTCTGAGCTCGCAGGTCTTTAAAACCAAGGCCACCCTCCTTCTTTGGTCTAGACATAGTGTCTCAACTAATCCACATTATCTTTCTTTCTGTTCCTTTTTGCCCCTACCAAAATTGGGTGAGAATACTGTGAATCTCGCAAATTAAAGTATCTGGAAGCCTGAAGCAAGAGAGTGTGTAAATAGGAAGGCCTCTCCGACTGGCTTAATTAGTACATGTCTGCCTAACGTAAATAGTAAGTGTCGTTTCCAGCCCTGgatctttttttctctctttttctttaataGCCCCAAATGTCACCTTCTTCGACCGATTAACCGTTGAAAGGAGCCCCAAATACTTGTCTTGTGCTCCTATGTGTCTAATGTTGAGCCTGTTAGCCAAggcagttctctttttccctggGGTATTGTTGCTAAAAAGCACAGCTGATTTAGATAAGTTTACTTTCTGACCACTAAAGCTCTCATATAGAGTAAGGATCTTCAGGATATTATAACAGCCATCCTCTAAGGCCCTACTAAACAGGATAGAGTCGTCTGCGAAGAGTAGATGATTGATGGGAGGGCATCTTCTATTGATCTGGACACCAGAGATAAGATGGTTTTGCTTTGCCTTATTCAGCAGAAATGATAAATCTTTtgcagaaaatagaaaaagatacgGTGATAGAGGGTCTCTTTGTCGGATTCCTCTATTTGgcttaaaaaaaaaccaaaaggtTGACATTCAATAACAGAGTAAGAAACTGTAGTCACCACCTCCTGAATCCAACCTATTCATCTAGCATCAAATCCTAACTTTCGAAGCATGAGCCAGAAAAAATGCCATTCCACTCTATCATAAGCCTTACTCATATCAAGATTTACAGTCGTTTCAATATTCAAGCCCGTCTTCTTGGTTTTCAAGTAGTGCATACATTCATGAGCTATAAGTATCTTCCTTTTAAGAAAGCGCTTTGATTAGGACTAATTAGTTTATTCATGATACTGTATAGCCTATGAACAATCACTTtagaaataaatttataaaccacaGAAGATAAACTAATCGGCCTGACCTGTGTCATGTTTATAGCATTCGGAACCTTTGGGATTAAACAAATCTGCATGTGGTTGAAACCCCTGAGTATTCTACCTCTAATAAAGAAGCTTCTCACTGCTCGAAACACATCCCCAGCCACGATGTCCCAGTAATAATGGAAGAACTTCGCTGTGAACCCATCATCACCCGGCGCACTTTCAGAGTGCACACTAAATACAACCCGTTTGACTTCTTCTAGGAAAACTGGCCGTAGTAGTCTCCATTCATGGCTGGAGAAATTTTGGAAAGAAAGTCTTCAAATTCCACTTCCAGATCAGTTGATTTGGTAgaaaaaaatatctctaaaatagTCTTCTACAACTAAGGCTATATTAGCTCGAGAGGTAGCAAAGCTCCCGTCATTCCAttccaattttcaaattttattacgCCGAACCCGGGATTGAAAGGATTGGCGGAAGAATTTAGTGTTCTTACCCCCTTCCTTCAGCCATTTTATCTGAGACTTCTCCTTCCAGTAGCTCTCCTCCCTACCATAAGCGTCCTCTAGCATGTTTTACAGCTTCTCAACCTCAATTCCTCCATTAATCTCTGTCTCTCTAAGCTCTTCTATTTTTTGAGAATCTCCTCTATTTCAGATTTAGAGTTGGATTTGGATGTTTGCTGCCATTGCACAAGACGATGTCTGCAGAGTTTTAGTTTTTGAGCTAGAACAAACATTGCAGAACCTTCAAAGTAAGAGTTCCAGGCCTCAATAATAACCCCTATAACCGCCTCGATCCCACACCATCTCTATTGGAACTTCAACCTACGTTTAGATCTCTCAATTTGAGGACTGGTATCCAATAATAAAAGGACATGATCAGATCCATTTTCCTGCATCTTAATCACTGTATTAGTAGGAAACATGTGCAGCCAGCTGTTGCTTACCAAAACACGGTATAATCTTTCCAAAATCTGCTATTCTTATCTCTTTATATTTGACCAAGTGAAATTCCTACCCACCATACCAAGATCCATCAAGCTACTTCCATCAATAAAGTTATTAAAATCTGAAATAGAGGACCAAGATTTCAACCCTCCACCCCTTTTCTCCTCCTAACTAGCGATGGCATTAAAATCTCTCATCACAATCATTTCATTTTGCATTTGCCGTATAATAGCTGACAGCTCCTGGAATTGACCATCTTTGAGTTGTTCGTTTGTGTTAAGGTAAACACCAATTAAGCCCCAACTCTATCCGTTAGACAAGTCTTTGACCGTGGCAGCAATGTAGTACTCTTTCTTCAAGAGGATTTGCAACTCCACCTCTTCCTTCCAAGCCAAGACTAAACCTCCCACTACCCCAATCGGGCTCACAATTCTCCAAGACTCAAACATGCATGTCCGTAGCGTCCTTTCCACCATTCGAGGTTGATTCTTAGTTTCACAAATGAATACCACCTCGGGAGAGTGGGATCGACAGACCCCTTTAAGGTTTTGGACTGTTAGGGGTCTCCCCAAATCCCGACAATTCCAACTTAAgattttcatgaggttttgggTGCAAATTGACGGCTGACACCCTCCACCTCCTTATTAACATCTGAGACTTCCTCCAAGCAAGGCTTCTTTAAGCTGCCACTATTTTTCTTACCAATATACCCCCTTTTATAGCCAGTGTAGGTCTCCCCGTGGCTCCCCATTTGTTTAACAAGTTGTTTGATACTTTGCTTTTCTCCTCGCTCCTCCTTAGCCTCACCCATAATAATCATATTCTCTTCAGTATTCATTGGGATGGGTCTTTCTTGCAGAACATCATTTGTAATGGTAACCACTAGAGCCTTCAAAGAGTCGGCTAAGTTGCCATTTTCTTCCTCTTCAGTCTTTAAAGTAGGATTGGTGGTCTTCCTCGCCTGTTTCTTGTccccttttatatttaattaagcaAAATTCTCCAATAGCCAAGAGGGAGCTGGTTTCTTCCTTGGTTTATGGGTGGAAGAACCAGAAGCTCTGGCATAAGATGAGTCTGAATTCGATTTACTCTCAATTCTCCTTCCTACTTGATTTGCCTTTATCCATTCTCCAATAGCTTCTTCTCTAACATTGTCACTTGCAGAGTCATCCAACAGCTGTTGACAATGCTTGGAATCATGTCCTAGAAGCGCGCAATAGGTGCAGAATGTTCCCAACCTTTCATATCGGAGACCTACTTCGATCAATTTTTGATTTGGTCCAGTGATCTTCATTGAATCCCTCAGCCTCCTATCCCCTTCCATCTCCACCTTGGCTTTAATGATTCGAGTTTCTTTCCCTCTCACCTCATATAATCCAACATCAACAACGCTTCCAATCTTCATACCAAGTTTACGTTCAACTTCAATTGTTTTAAACTGTTCTGGCAAGCCCTAGATTTGGACCCAAATTGAAAAAGTAGATATAGCATTTTTGTCTTCCATCGGATCTTCCGTCCATCTCACAGCATGGAGGATAAAGTTCTTAAATAGCCAAGGGAAATCTCGTTCAACTCGTGCAATGTCTATgtccttataaaaaaaattgaaattgattcttgCCTTTGTCTACGACTCTCAATCCTTCCGATCTACCCCATATTACAGTCATAGCCCCTTCCATTGTGCCTGTCGAAAAGGTGCGATCAGCAAATATTCTCCCATTCAAACTCCTTATGCATGCGTGCAAACCTTCAGAGATGTCTTCCTCCTTAAGCACCACAACCTCCTCTGTATTCTCCTTGTCTTCCTCCCCTGTATGTTATTGATTGCCTCCTAATGGAGGATAAAGTTCTTAAATAGCCAAGGGAAATCTCGTTCAACTCGTGCAACGTCTATgtccttataaaaaaaattgaaattgattcttgCCTTTGTCTACGACTCTCAATCCTTCCGATCTACCCCATATTACAGTCATAGCCCCTTCCATTGTGCCTGTCGAAAAGGTGCGATCAGCAAATATTCTCCCATTCAAACTCCTTATGCATGCGTGCAAACCTTCAGAGATGTCTTCCTCCTTAAGCACCACAACCTCCTCTGTATTCTCCTTGTCTTCCTCCCCTGTATGTTGTTGATTGCCTCCTAATGTATCCAAGCTGATAGAATAAAGAATGAGAAAATGTTTGGTGTATTGTGATTGTCAATTAGCAATTGTATTTGTGAAACCTTATGGGCGATATTTTTTTGAAACCCTAGCAGAGCACGAAGAAACCCTAACAGGGCATTGATTGTGTGTTAATTGTTAACATATATTAATAATGACTTACGTAGTTATATTTTGGTAATCACATTATAtactttagatattattttcttgtaaaaaatactcattattttttaaattttcgttgttaaaagaaaattttttataaagatattttatatCTTGTATTCTATAAGGATACTGtgtctttcaaataattaataatttataatttattttcgaattttttaaaatttttgaaagaattaattttaattaataagatatgtgataattttttaattaaacacgttataaattattggtattttataattttataatgtattattgatattgttatatttcttttatgtaattatcatattaaaaataaaattatgaaaaaaattataattatatatatattgataaatttttttaaaaactaactctaataactatttgttaattatttttatggaataaaaaaaattatctgaaATTCGGTCCTCCATATTAAAATTTCTGGATCCGTTTCTgattgaataaaaattatggtaatGTATCCTAGGTAAGTCGGCTAGATTAATCCGTGTAGTTCTTTTTGAAAAATAGCTTTAATTATTTGGGCCATAGAATGAGGACATAATATTTAAGTTTAATTCttaacttaaaaattttgtattatcTAAAATCTTgctaaataaaaaagaatgattatgatttatagtttaattttgatgcacggATAATGTATACAGTCGTGTAATCACATCTGTTTATTTGGATTATTATTTACGTGATTAATATAAAAGGTAGTTATTTTTGTCGATATggtattacataattaaatatatatatatataaaattattttacaaaattaaattcttatggTGTAATATGGTAAGAATCTTTTAAATAATTACAAATAGTGCCCCTTTGGTTTTTGAAGAGAAATATtcctcaataaataaataaataaataaaaatggcgGAGTGACCCCAGGGAGTGCGTGTCAGATCCAATGAGAAGGAAGGAGACCGTAGCAACGTAATAAAATAGTCTTACTCAAATACCAGTGAATCTAGACTACCgccacttcttcttcctctctcgcCGTTTTCGTTTTGATCCATTTTGTCACACAACTCCTTCGCTACTCAACTTCTCCAAATATGCATTCCTTCGGTTACAGAGCCAACGCTTTGCTCACCTTCGCCATTACCATTCTTGCCCTTATGTGCGCTATGGCTTCCCTCTCCGACAACCTCAACTCCCCCTCTCCCTCTGCCCATGTCCaggtccctctctctctctctctctctctctctctctctctctctctctctctctctctctctctctctctctctctctctctctcgctgaTCCGTAATTCAACGACTTCGCTTcattttgttcttctttcttctgtgcAGGTCTTGAACGTTAACTGGTTTCAGAAACAACCCAACGGAAACGACGAGGTTTAATTTCTTTTTCCGATCTAGGATTAGGGTTTAATTGCCCAACGGTTTTGCTGTTTTTCTTGTGGTCCGTGTGCTAGTCATTTGTCAATATCACTATTTTTATATATTCAATTCTGATGTTTTCATCTCGTTGCTATAGTCTATGCTTAGCAACAATGATTCTCGTAGCTTTGGCACTTCATTCTGAAATTAAGATAACGGTGAATTGAGCCAAATTTGTGAATTGATGATAAAACTTGCCCAGAGTTGGGATACTGTAATAGTTTGCTATGCGACTCTGATTAGGTCTGATAAAATATGTAGTTCTTAGGAATATGAATATTGTCAATGCCTTATTGTCTAAAATGAAGGTTTATGCTGAATTAGGGATGATTTAATTCCTGGTTTTTAAAACTATAGCCTTGTCCAATATACATAAATTTGATGTAGAACACGCCTTGAAATCTCCAAATTCCTTGTGTATCTGAAACATTTCCTATGTCGTTGCTTAATCACTCTTTAGATATTCATATTTTTACATACAACATCAGAAAacgaaaatacatatataattgaaAAGTGGAAATAATCAAACACAAATCCAGGAATAATTGGACTTGAAACCATCAGAATGGAGTCATGCAATCACTGTTAACCAACACAACCTAGTTCAACAAGGCCACAACgcttaagaaattttttttttctgttgaaAGGGGGAAATGGTTCTTGTCCATAGAAAGCGACTATTTATCTGCCCATCATGTTAGACCTTTTCAAAAGTTCTATCTTTTTACCATATACCTGCTCTGAATTTTTAGCTGCgtctgatatttttattttaatatcatatTGTGTCATAAAGAACCTTGTGATGCCATTCTCTTTGATATTTATGCATCATCTCTATCTGTTGTTTAATCCGAAGTGGAACACCTGTCTTTCCTTGCAGGTCAGCATGACAATGAATATATCGGCAGATTTACAATCTCTTTTCACATGGAACACAAAACAGGTTTGTGAATAGAATTTGCATTACCCATCCCTGTTGGTTCTTTAAAAGTATGGATGCCGAAGGTAGGAAGATAAGTGGGAGCAATGCAAAGTTAGTGCATCAAGATGCAATGGGCAAAATCTGCATGATCTTCCTCTGTTCCTTCCTTAATAATGCATGTCTTAATAGTTAATAAGCCTTACCTAGTGTCAtatcttgtttaattttatatttctattcttGCCCCCATCTATGCATTTCTATGGTGCATAGCCAAAATTTGTTTCCATGCTAGCGTTGTAACTGCCTGATATAAGATATAATATATTGGATTGGGATAATAATATTTGATCAATTATTCTAAGCAGTTAGGCTATAACTTCAGGCTTCCCTGGCACTtattttgcttctctgtttatGCTTGCAGGTTTTTGTCTTTTTGGCCGCCGAGTATGAAACTCCAAAGAATTCTTTGAATCAGGTAcgacttgaaatataaatcacttATAAGTTTTGCCGCCTTCTTTTGAGGAGAGAGTAAAGAACCCAGAGTAGTGTTCATCTCGCTAAGATAACTCTGCCATTGCCTATCAATATGCTGTTTCTCTGCCATAGCATGTTATAGCAATTGTTTTTCTAACATTCTTGAGCTGCCATTTGCAGATATCCCTATGGGATGGTATCATTCCCTCAAAAGAGCACGCAAAGTTTTGGATTCATACTTCAAACAAGTACCGCTTCATCGACCAGGTATACAATGTGATCACTAGTATGAATCGCTTTAGATTTCATCAGGTCCTGATATGTTAGCATTTTTCGTTTGTGTTCAGGGAAGGAATTTGCGTGGTAAAGAATTTAACTTGACTATGCACTGGCATGTTATGCCAAAGACGGGCAAAATGTTTGCAGACAAAATAGTCATGCCGGGTTACCGTTTGCCAGAGGAATATAGATGATTCTTTCATGTCTTATTAATGATGTATTACTGTAACTTTAGCCTTTTCTATAATGGATATAGAGGGTTACCTCAAAGAGCTAGAATGAGGAAACTAGTGATTTGAGAAAGTGGAAATGAATTTTTCTTGTGGTATTTAATTGCCTCCTCTTGTtaacaataaaattaatccaGTACAAGGGTGAAGGGTGCACTCAATAACACCCTGAATTTCAATTGTTCGCTAGACTGGTTATTAGATCATAACATGAAAACAGTCGTAATTACTAATTAGAAGAGAGTAAAAACGTGATTAAGGTATGGTAATCAGGAgtcaaaattaagaacaaaaaaagaATAAAGGTAGCATTTAACAGATGAGAAAGCAAAAAACGCGGTAGTGTATAGTAGTAGTGTGAGGTGTTAGGTGCAGTTGAGTGGAGAGAAGAATAATAATAGCGAGGAATGGCATTGGCCCTGGGATGGCCTTCTCTGCAATTGCATCTTCATTCACACTGCTTCTTCTCATTCTCATATTACTATTCTTCTTCGTAAATTTACcatcttctccttctctcttctccaCCTCCACCGCCACCGTCACCACACGCAGGTCCCTTCTAACCACCACGTGTTCCGCTGACGAGGGATCCAATGGCGGGATCCTCAACTACCTCTACATCCACAACTGCATATTCCGCCGCAACGCCCTCCTCTCCATCCCCGCCCTCTCGATGCTCCTCCTCCTCCAATTCTACATCCTCATCAAGACCGCCCAGCACCACTTCTCCGTCGTCACCACCAAGCTTGCCTCTCACCTCAACCTCTCCCCCTCCATGGCCGCCGTCACCCTCCTAGCACTCGGCAACGGCTCTCCCGACGTCTTCTCCTCCCTCGCCGCCCTCCGCTCCGGCCAGTACCGCACCGGATTCGGCGCCATCCTCTCCGCCGGTACCTTCGTCTCCGCCCTCGTTGTCGGATTCGTCGCCATCTACGCTGCTCCGTTCTCCCTCGACCCCGCGCCCTTCGTCAGAGACGTGCTCTTCTACTTGACGGCAGCGATGTTCCTCTTCTACGTGTATCTTAGCGCCGAGATCTTCCTGTGGCAGGCGATTGGATTCGTAGGGTTTTATGCATTCTTCGTTGGTCTCGTGTTCTATATGGACTTGGGAGTAGTTGATGGCAGAGGCAAGAGTGGGAATTCTTCCACAGATCTTGAGGAGCAGAAGGAATTAGTTGCGGTGCACGTTGACTCCGACGCCAAGGTTTCGGGATCTATGAACGACGAGAAGCGCAGTTCTGGATTCCTGGGAGCTTATGGATTGGTatgtttcaatttcaattaaaCTGATAATTTTTCTGATTTAGAGTTTGATATAAAGGGATTTGGTTTTTTATGGCAATTGGATCTGGTAACTTGGCTTTCTTGGTTTGTTACTTTGTTGGCTAGAACCTGAATGAAAGAAATAGTAGTAGGGATAAGGAACCTGATCTATGTTCTTACTAACTCATTTGAATTTAGGCGTTGGATTCGTTGGATTCTTTTTTGCAGTGTACATGGTACTGTGCACGTTTTCTGATTAAACTCATTGCATTGATGTAACCATGATCATTTTGATTGGATAATTAAGGCAATGCTGTTCATTGCAGGGATAGAATTCTAGTTCATTTGATAACATTATTCTATTGGAGGTTGTCCTGACTTATCCCTTGCTCTCTTCATTCAGATTTCTAAAGCATGGGAGATTCCTGTTGCCACTCTCTTAAAACTGTCGATCCCCGAGCCAGCGCCGTCGCAATGGAGCAGACTTTACTCGTCGGCCAACATCGCTCTTTGTCCGATATCCCTCTTATATGCCTGCAAATCATTTGTGCCATTTGATCATCCCATAGCTTTCCTCCTCCCCAACACTGACTTGCCCCTCTGGTCAGTGGTGCTCACCACAAGCTTCTGCCTTGCATGCCTTTATTTTGTAATGGAAAAAGAACCACCCAAAACCGAGCAAATACCTGTGGTTGTCATGGCGTTTGTTATGAGCGTGTTTTGGATATCTACCACAGCTGGAGAACTGGTGAACTGCCTTGAAACTCTAGGTCTAGTTCTCAAACTACCACCGGCAATCCTCGGTCTCACGGTGCTGGCATGGGGAAATTCAGTGGGGGATCTCGTCGCCGATGTTGCGGTAGCTAAAGCCGGTCATCCGGCTATGGCAATGGCTGGATGCTTTGCTGGACCAATGTTTAACATGCTTGTAGGTCTTGGAACAGCTCTGGTGATTCAGACGGCAAATATTCACCCTAAAGCCTATGTGCTTAATTTCCACGTAGGTATCGTGATTGCATTTGTGTTCCTGCTTTTAAGCCTTATGGGGTCTCTCTTAGTGATCACTTGGTGCAGATTCCGAGTGCCTAGGTTTTGGGGGTTTTGTCTCGTCGGCCTCTATGTTGTTTTTGTAGCAGTGAGTATGATGGTGGCCATGTTTTCAGGGTGATTGTTACTGTTAGCGTCGATTTATATTCATAAGCAAATCCAAACCTAACCACAAGAGGATGAAATCAAGTCGGGTAGTAAATTGACTGTATTTCTGGATTTGGtttcgtaaaatttttatttttaaaaaggtaATTTATAaagaactttttaattttgatatgtagTAAGTGTTGGTGTATGGCATGGTTACGGGGTATAGGTGTTTCACTGGGCTGTGATGAAGCAAATCGGACGGTGGACTGTCCGATTTGCATACTGACGTCCATGTGACGTGCATGCAGCGGGTTTCCAGGGTTGGCTTCGTTGCTTCCTATATCATTCGAATGTCACCTCCCTCCCAACACCCATCACTTTCACTCTCGTACAGTTTCCTGAACGGCTGCTCTCCCAACCCCACTACTCTCCAATTTCAGCGATTGTTGGACCAGCAAAGcagtagaaaaaaaatttaaaaacaatgctaagaagacaaaaaaaaataaaagaaatgaatcGGTTAGAGTTTTAGAGTTTTACATTGTTAATTATTTTGGGCATTTaaattatgtaagtttttattttttaatattttaatttaataaaaatagtagtGATAATCTTAGATTTTAGTAGAAATATTATAGTAGTACTAATTAGAGATTAGATATGTAtgtatgatattattattattattattattattattattattattattattattattattaagtgttAGAAATAgcgaataaaatagaattaatttataaaatctgTGAATAATTATTGAGCTATAAGTTATTATAAAGGTAGTGTTTAGATATTTAATTTAGGAttaacaatt contains:
- the LOC112695504 gene encoding signal peptidase complex subunit 3B, whose product is MHSFGYRANALLTFAITILALMCAMASLSDNLNSPSPSAHVQVLNVNWFQKQPNGNDEVSMTMNISADLQSLFTWNTKQVFVFLAAEYETPKNSLNQISLWDGIIPSKEHAKFWIHTSNKYRFIDQGRNLRGKEFNLTMHWHVMPKTGKMFADKIVMPGYRLPEEYR
- the LOC112695503 gene encoding cation/calcium exchanger 5 — protein: MAFSAIASSFTLLLLILILLFFFVNLPSSPSLFSTSTATVTTRRSLLTTTCSADEGSNGGILNYLYIHNCIFRRNALLSIPALSMLLLLQFYILIKTAQHHFSVVTTKLASHLNLSPSMAAVTLLALGNGSPDVFSSLAALRSGQYRTGFGAILSAGTFVSALVVGFVAIYAAPFSLDPAPFVRDVLFYLTAAMFLFYVYLSAEIFLWQAIGFVGFYAFFVGLVFYMDLGVVDGRGKSGNSSTDLEEQKELVAVHVDSDAKVSGSMNDEKRSSGFLGAYGLISKAWEIPVATLLKLSIPEPAPSQWSRLYSSANIALCPISLLYACKSFVPFDHPIAFLLPNTDLPLWSVVLTTSFCLACLYFVMEKEPPKTEQIPVVVMAFVMSVFWISTTAGELVNCLETLGLVLKLPPAILGLTVLAWGNSVGDLVADVAVAKAGHPAMAMAGCFAGPMFNMLVGLGTALVIQTANIHPKAYVLNFHVGIVIAFVFLLLSLMGSLLVITWCRFRVPRFWGFCLVGLYVVFVAVSMMVAMFSG